TCCGAGGTCAGGTAGCCCTGCTGCGCGGTGTTCTTGTCGGCCACGAAGGGCTGGATGTTGAAGGTGTAGGGGCGCGTCTGTTCGTCGGTGAAGCCAAACCTGGCCTTGAGCCAGGGCCAGTAGCCGCGGTTGGCCTGCGCGCCGATCAGCAGCGTCTTGCCCTTGAGGTCCTCGAACTTCTTCACGTCGTCGTGCGCGATCAGCACCTGCGGATCCTTCTGGAAGAAGGCCGCCACGTTGACGACCGGCACGCCGCCTTCGCGCACCTGCATCATCTGGATATCGCTCGAACCCATGATGCAGTCGGCCTGGCCCGCGGCCATCATCTGCGTGATGTTGACCTGCGGCCCGCCCATCTTGAGGGTCACGTCGAGGCCGTGCTTCTTGTAGATGCCCAGCGCTACTGCCTGGTAGAAGCCGCCGTGCTCGGCCTGCGCGTACCAGTTGGTCATGTAGGTGAACTTGTCTTGCGCCTGGGCCGGTGCTGGTGCAGCGGCGAGCAGTGCGAGCGCGGCGGCGCCGGCCATGGAAAGAGCGAAGGAGCGCATGGTGGGAACCTCTCGAAGGCGGGTGAAGGAACGGTTGGAAAAAAGGGGCGATCGACCGATGCAAGGAGCGCGCCTCAGGCCGCTTCGAAGGACTGCTGGATGAAGCCCTGCTGGTGGCCGCGCTCCCAGGTGGCTTCCTCGCGCACCACCCAGCGCAGCGCATGGAGCTCGGTCAGCGCCTGCACCCAGCTGTCGGAGAGCGTGTCCAGGATCTCCTGGCCCTGCTCGCGCGTGGCGCTGGTCGGGTCGCCGATCACGCCACTGGGGCCGAAGTCGCGCGCGGTCCAGGCGCAGGCCGGGCGTCCGTCGGCCGACAGCAGCTTGATCGGGAACGGGGGCGGAAAGTTGGCGGCGGCGCGCTCCATGTGCACGGTGTCGGGCGCCAGCGCGAGCATCAGTGCGGTCTCGGAATGGCCGGCGTGCATCGACAGGCGCCTTTCCTGCTCGCTGATCTGCTTGCTCGATGCGTTCGGCA
This genomic window from Variovorax paradoxus contains:
- a CDS encoding ABC transporter substrate-binding protein, which gives rise to MRSFALSMAGAAALALLAAAPAPAQAQDKFTYMTNWYAQAEHGGFYQAVALGIYKKHGLDVTLKMGGPQVNITQMMAAGQADCIMGSSDIQMMQVREGGVPVVNVAAFFQKDPQVLIAHDDVKKFEDLKGKTLLIGAQANRGYWPWLKARFGFTDEQTRPYTFNIQPFVADKNTAQQGYLTSEPYAIQKAGVKSTVLMFSDHGFPAYATTVSCMEKTVKDRSKQVEAFVKASAEGWKSYLADPAPANALIKKDNPNMTDDQLAYSVAKLKEMGMVTGGDAAKLGIGVITDARSKASYDFLVAAKLLDPAKVELAKTYTTEFIKDAKVLP